In Vibrio gangliei, a single window of DNA contains:
- the fabR gene encoding HTH-type transcriptional repressor FabR: MGIRAQQKEKTRRSLIDAAFGQLSADRGFSNLSLREVSREAGIAPTSFYRHFKDMDELGLVMVDEGGLLLRQLMRQARQRIVAEGSLIRTSVQTFMEFIEQSPNIFRLLLRERSGTSAEFRAAVAREIQHFGAELAEYLVRAGLEPELAAIQAEASVTIVFTSGAEALDLEADARDALAERMILQLRMLAKGTTLMKGAIKKSK; the protein is encoded by the coding sequence ATGGGAATTCGAGCTCAACAAAAAGAAAAAACGCGTCGCTCTTTGATTGATGCCGCCTTTGGTCAATTAAGTGCAGATCGTGGCTTTTCTAATTTAAGTTTGCGTGAAGTGTCTCGCGAGGCTGGGATTGCGCCGACGTCTTTCTATCGCCATTTTAAAGACATGGATGAACTTGGCTTAGTGATGGTGGATGAAGGTGGTTTATTGCTGCGACAATTGATGCGTCAGGCTCGTCAGCGCATTGTGGCAGAGGGCAGTTTAATTCGCACTTCGGTACAAACTTTTATGGAGTTTATTGAGCAAAGCCCGAACATTTTTCGCTTATTATTACGTGAGCGTTCAGGCACTTCGGCGGAGTTTCGTGCAGCGGTGGCGCGTGAAATCCAACATTTTGGCGCAGAATTAGCTGAGTATTTGGTTCGAGCCGGTCTTGAACCTGAATTGGCTGCGATTCAAGCGGAAGCCTCTGTGACTATCGTCTTTACTTCAGGAGCGGAAGCCTTGGATCTTGAAGCTGATGCGCGTGACGCACTGGCTGAGCGAATGATTTTGCAATTAAGAATGTTAGCCAAAGGCACTACGTTGATGAAAGGCGCAATCAAAAAGTCTAAATAA
- the trmA gene encoding tRNA (uridine(54)-C5)-methyltransferase TrmA: protein MANITPNTTSYAEQLDDKLQRLGDMFAEFTTPDIEVFESPEQHYRMRAEFRVWHEGDDMYYIMFDQATRQKYRVDQFPTASRLINDLMPLLMDAMKDNPVLRTKLFQVDFLSTLSGEVLVSLLYHRQLDDEWQQQARALKQRLNEEGFNLDLIGRARKMKIVMDRDYVVEKLNVNGQPYIYQQVENSFTQPNGIVAQKMLEWAVDCTQDSQGDLLELYCGNGNFSLALAQNFERVLATELAKPSVDSAQYNIKANNIDNVQIIRMSAEDFTDAMEGKREFRRLKDNDIDLTSYNCNTIFVDPPRSGMDEGTCKMVQGYERIMYISCNPETLKDNLDILAQTHNITRFALFDQFPFTHHMEVGVFLERK from the coding sequence ATGGCAAACATCACCCCAAACACCACCAGCTATGCAGAGCAACTCGATGACAAGCTGCAGCGACTAGGCGATATGTTTGCTGAATTCACTACGCCTGACATCGAAGTGTTTGAGTCACCTGAACAACATTACCGTATGCGTGCAGAATTTCGCGTTTGGCATGAAGGCGACGACATGTACTACATCATGTTCGATCAAGCCACCCGCCAAAAGTACCGTGTTGATCAATTTCCCACAGCCAGTCGCTTAATCAATGATTTAATGCCACTGCTGATGGATGCAATGAAAGACAACCCGGTGTTACGCACCAAACTATTCCAAGTGGATTTCTTATCGACGCTAAGTGGTGAAGTATTGGTGTCTTTGCTTTATCACCGCCAATTAGACGATGAATGGCAGCAGCAAGCCCGAGCACTTAAGCAACGCTTAAATGAAGAAGGCTTTAATCTCGATTTGATTGGTCGTGCGCGTAAAATGAAAATCGTCATGGACAGAGATTACGTCGTAGAAAAGCTGAACGTGAATGGCCAACCCTATATTTATCAACAAGTAGAAAACAGCTTCACCCAACCCAACGGCATCGTGGCGCAAAAAATGTTGGAATGGGCAGTGGATTGTACCCAAGACAGCCAAGGCGATTTACTTGAACTCTATTGTGGTAATGGCAACTTCTCATTAGCGCTGGCGCAAAACTTCGAGCGAGTACTGGCTACCGAACTGGCGAAGCCATCGGTCGATTCGGCGCAATACAACATCAAAGCCAATAACATTGATAATGTACAAATCATCCGCATGTCAGCGGAAGATTTTACCGATGCGATGGAAGGAAAGCGCGAATTCCGACGCCTAAAAGATAACGATATCGACTTAACCAGCTACAACTGCAACACCATTTTTGTCGATCCGCCACGTTCCGGCATGGATGAAGGGACTTGTAAAATGGTTCAAGGCTATGAGCGCATCATGTATATCTCATGTAATCCAGAAACACTGAAAGATAATTTAGACATTCTGGCGCAAACCCATAATATCACCCGCTTTGCTTTATTTGATCAGTTCCCATTTACTCATCATATGGAAGTGGGCGTGTTTTTAGAGCGTAAATAA